GTTTGTccatcatctgtctctctcctctgaaacccccttcttctctctctttctctctccatctctcatccaAAAGTCCTGTTCTGTCCATCATCTtgattttctcttcttctcctcttttctcaaaCACCATTTTTTTGTAGCCATGCCTTTCCTTTactctcatcttctctttctctctccttctctctatcctacTCTCCCTTCTGCATGAACGGTTGGCAGAGTCTTATCAAGTATGAGAGTAGGAGTTGCTGTGGGAATTGCTGTCTCTCAGCctcccatcactctctctctctctctcggctgggTTAAGTACACAGACCAGACTCAAGCTGTCTGAGGAGACTGTTTGTGCTCATAAAGGGTGAGCCTCTGTGGTCTGTATTATGAGCTTCTGTACTTGACTGAGTGGAGGGAAATTGGGATGTAAAGAGACGTTTATGTGCACACAGGAGGTCTCATGCAGGTCAGAGTTCAGATAGGTGATTATCGGTCCAAAGTCATAAAAGAGGGTAATTTGACAGGTGTCAGGTGTTGACCGAGAGCATTGAGGGTACTACAGGTGTGGGTGAGATTCATATGATTTTGGATtggttctttttttgtgtttaaaGGTTGCATCAGCGATTGCGGGTGATGTCACGTCAGTTGACAGAGCTAGCTCGCCCCTCCCTTCCCTGTTTCGTGCATGATGGAAAAAAACGCCGTCCTTCACGTGCGGCCGTGCACGATTGCAAaaccccacccacaccctccACACCCTGTCGGTGATTGGTTGGAAGTTGGAACCCTATTGATTTTGGTTGGAGTGGTTGATAGCAccaatttgtttttgtgtacagATCTCGGAACCTACTACGCTGCCACGTTTTTTTTGACAGCCTGTTTATGGGGTGGGCACTGCAGCAAGCGGATCACGAGGAAAGATTAGATGAATGTGATCATTTATGTTTGGGCCTGCAACCACTGATACAACCTTTAATATtagtccttctctctcccaagttcaagtgagctttattagcatgacaaatatgtTTGCATTGCTAATGCAGAACGTCTATACATTTACACATAGAATGCCTTGAATACAGCACAAGGCAAATAGACATGCAtccaaaatgaagaaaaaactattgtgtgtgtgtctaactatATCACCTTGCCTTTCTCCTGTTTTCcctcattctgtctgtctctctctcaggcgcTGAAGCTCTGTCTGACCCCAGTGTTCAGGGTAAGTGCCTTCTCTTTGAGCCTTAATCTCCTTCATGAACTGCCTCCCTCTGAATATATTGCACACACATCCCAGATGGCAGCAGGGATGGTAGGATTTGATTTTTTGTCTTGGAAGTCAATAAAAAACAGCTCTACTCAGACAAGATCGATAGGATACATGTAAATGAACCCACCAGAGATACAGCAttgatttattcatttgttgCTTAAACTAACAGTGTTTACCATTTACTGAAGTCCATAACCTATTCACCTGATTGCCCTACATGTATTCCATTCAGATGGcaaggagaaaaaaatggaTCCATTTGATTATGGTGAGATATCTTCAAATGCCATTTTCAACAGTGCTGATACTGTTTACTCATAGCACCTGGCATTTTAAATCAGTATACAAAGTATAAGATACAATATGACATTGataagatgattttatatatactatatttatataagtattgggtcacctgccttgactcgcatatgagtGAGTCATCccaagtgacatcccattcttaatccatagggtgtAATATGActtcggtccactctttgcacctacagtataacaacttcaactcttctgggaaagctttccacaaggtttaggagtgttcaTTGGAGCGATCGGTCTTCcaaaagcacatttgtgaggttacACACTTGTGGAGCGCCTTACCAGAAGAAttaaagctgttatagctgcaaagggtgacCGACATcttattaaaccctatggattaagaatgggatgtcatttAAGTTAAAATGCAAGTCAAGGCAAGTAACCCAATACTTTtgtcaatatagtgtatatatacagtatcaattgtatgtgtgtgtgtgtgtgtgtgtgtgtgtctgtgtttttatttcttgttaATTTGTTGGACTTGTCTCCTGGAATGTTGTAACAACTAAATTTATAGGATTAAATAAAGTCTTAATATCATCACGTCTaacatgatgtacagtacactgtttCTActccaatggtgtgtgtgtgtgtgtgtgtgtgtagaccatgAGAGCGTGAGGATTGACATGATGTACATTGTTTCTActccaatggtgtgtgtgtgtgtgtagaccatgAGAGCCAGAGGATTGGCATGATGTACATTGTTTCTCCtccaatgctgtgtgtgtgtgtagactatgAGAGCCTGAGGATTGACATGATGTACATTGTTTCTActccaatggtgtgtgtgtgtgtgtgtgtgtgtgtagactatgAGAGCGTGATGATTGACACAATGTACATTGTTTCTACtccaatgctgtgtgtgtgtgtgtgtgtgtgtgtgtgtagactatgAGAGCCTGAGGATTGGCGGTCTGGCGTTTGCTGTGGTGCTCTTTCTCTTGGGGGTTCTTCTTATTCTGAGTAAGATACAATTCATTCATCCACTCTGTGACCCTATGACCTTAACACACTGCAGTGCATATAGAATTAAGcatatagaatgtgtgtgtttgtggttgacCCTGGCgcccctcctcatctctctctctgtgtgttcgtgTCTCAGGTCGGAGGTGTAACTGCAGCATCAACCAGAAGACCAGGTAGTTATACACTTCTCCTATACACTCCTTGTCACATACACATCTCtcactccacagacacacacacacacacacagacacagacacacacacacacctcctctaatGCAGACTGCTTGTCTCCTATGCGTTTCAGGGCACCTGGAGATGAGGAGGCACAGGCTGAGAACCTCATCACTTCCAAAGGTAAGACCTCCAACCAACCCCCTCCTGCATAATCTACCCCTAATCTACCACAACCAACCCCCTCCTGCATCCTAATCTACCTCAAACCTGTCTGCTGGAAACTTAGTTGGCCTGAAGCTCCTTGTCTGTTTCCACCCACAGCCAAAGAGGCTCCGAAAGCTGAAAACTGAAGCTCTGCGGGTGAGGCTGAGCTCTTCATCATCACAGCACCTTACGGCACCATATGAGACTCATCACTGATATCTGATtaattactgtacatgtagcggTTTATGTACAGATATTGTTTTGGTAAAATGACACATGTTCTCTGTTAGAGGGTTGCTTTAATCTAAGCCATAATTCACTGGAATccattttcacacacatttcatgGATATAATGACATTAGCTTGAATGACTTTTGCACACtgcctccagacacacacatacattatacattcaatatacacatattcacataatTCACTGAAACGCATCCAACACAGGCGCacctagcgcacacacacacacacacacacacacacacacacagaaagcgaGAGCGATAGTCATAGGGATCATCACCATGTGGAATTGATCTTGTGCCTTTTCAGTAATTGCCTTGACTGGGTCTGGCATGAAATAGGGTGAGCTCATTATCAGATTACATTACCCCAGCACACAGTCTGCAACAGCCGCCGATCAACAGATAGGCAGGGGCATGATGATGGCAATCAGATGGCATCGAAAGCGTACTGCTAGacagagggaacacacacacacacacacacacacacacacacacacacacacacacacacacacacacacacacacacacacacacacacacacacacacacacacacacacacacacacacacacacacacacacacacacacacacacacacacacacacacagcgtgctaCCAGACGGAGTAGGCAGACCCTTCTCTTATGTTCAGCCATTATTCTCTGTTCCAAATCAGAATGTTAGGAAATGCTAGTTCTACATGGTCTTTGTGCAGTAGGAGAGAAGTCTGCATGTGATTACTGTGTGGGTTATTTAGAgagacgggtgcgcacatccacaatTTTTTCTTaaacaggtgccagacaaaaaacGCGTCAAAGTAAaagtgatggtctgcacactgcaatggctccaaaaatagttctttattatttaaaaaggcaacgttttgATCAACAGATCTTCGTCAGGCTTTTttgttgatcgaaacgttgcctttttaaataataaagaaCTATTTTTAGAGCCattgcagtgtgcagaccatcacttTTACTGTGTGGGTTAGCCATAGCACCCACGTCTGATAACAGGCCTTCCATTTCTGCCCAACCCCTTCAGTCCCGTTGTCTGCCGGACCTGCTAGCCACAGAATCACCGAAGACGATGACAACGCCTCTGAAAATTGAACATAGTCCTTCACAGAAGAACAAGAATGGGTGTAACTCAGTGGGGGGTTGTGTTGGggcttggggggtggggggtgggtccTGGTTGGAAAGGTCAGGAAGTGGGGTCTGTAAAATGCTTTGAGACAATATTTATGGCAGTAcataaaaatgaatcaaattgaattgaatcatattgaattgaatttggaGCGTGTTGCTCTAAGAGGGCAGTTGACTCTGAAACAGATCTTCACCAGCTGTGAACCGGATCCGTTTCCGACATCAGCTGCTCCCCGGGGAAGGTTTTGTACATAACTGTAAAACTTTTAGAGTTTCTGCCCATTAATCTAGTGCCTGTGGccgtctttcttcttcttcccgtCCGTGCCCTGTTAGCGCAATGTCTGTCTCCACTACGCCGTCTTAGTTAGTGTCATTTTACCAGGTCTGCCTTCCACACCTTGTACTTCCCAAAACTCCCCAATCCTGTCCTGGTCACATACTGCCCCCTGGAGGTCAGTGGtgtctctcctgcctctcctgTTTTAGCCTTTAGTTGTGAAGAGACTCGTCTTCTATTAGAGCTGTTGCTGTTCCAAGACAAAGTAGTTGGCCTGACGATTTGTGTTCCTTGTTTTCATCTTGTAGATTAGATATCAAATATAACACTCACATGTACGTAGGTATATATTACATCTCTTATCTTAAACAGATACGCAGGTATATTATATTTaagttgtgtgagtgtgggtgctttagctgtgagtgtgggtgctttagctgtgagtgtgagtgtgagagtgtgtgtgtgagtgtgtgtgtgtgtgtgtgtgtgtgtgtgtgtgtgtgtgtgtgtgtgtgagtgtgagagtgagctaGTGAAGTAGTGTATGTACCTTAAACAGGACAATCTAACGACCATCATTTCCAGACCAAGCACAAAAAGAGCATGTGACCACTAGCAACACTGTAACGTTATGAGGGGCGGTCGCATGCCAGGCCTTCCATTTCAGCTTGATCACTGCCCAGCGGTGACCTCTGACCCGTCAGCCCCGTCCGACATGGGTAACCGGCCAAACCTGGCACCGCCCGGGAccaagtacccccccccccacgcccccccccccaaccagcTGTGTCTACTGCCTCCCAGCCTGAGAGAACTGGTCCAGAACCTACAGTAAGAATCCTGAAAACAAGAACCACCAACATTCAACGAGAACCACTGAGCAGTGAGCACCCTGCCCAGACAAGATAGAGATGAACAAGGCACTAATCaatgggtggagagagagaccactagtctggttttcaccacactaagctcaatcttttaagatctTTGAACATtatagtctggcgaggctgcgctttgtttctactgcacttcgcgtcgcttcatagatatatatattgactagatgtcgccTTCAGCTTCTAAGCATACGTCAACACCGGCGCCATCTTGGAGCGGGGATTCTGAAGCTCTAAACTAGTTCACCCGTGTTGTCCAGTGTTACATATTTAGCTACTTTTGGGCATCCCGAGTGATTAAACTCTTATCTATTGACTAGCGACAAATTCGGCGACTTCTCACAATGATGTCAAACTCCGTTTCTCAGTTGAAACGTCAGAAAATCACCGTTATAGTGgcttttccatttgtgaattagtacTACATCATTCGCCAAACGCATCGCCACATGATTATAAAAGTAATGATTGGCCTATGTAGTATCAGACCGTGTTAAAGCACAGACGTAAATGTTCAAACAACTTACCATCTAACAGCAGCAACTTCTGGTGAGATTACAACCTGAGTCAACGAGACAAGCAGCAGCCTCAACCAGAGCCCGTATCAAACCTGGTTGAGTTCACTCAGAGTTCGTCTAGCGGCGGTCGTGAGCTAGCATGGTGAGCTAGCGCAGCATGAATGGGAGTGAATGGGGCTAGACGGGTAAGTTTATCTTCGTCATTTTAGAAAGCTTAGTTTTTCTCTGGACTCGACGTAAATACACGTTtgtcagttgaaacaaaccaaaacactacGAAATCGCTTGAGATTTTGACGATTTATGGTGATTTAATGTTCGATAGATCTTTGCCTGTATTGACGCCAATGCATTTAAGTGGAGTAGAACCCCGCTGTACGATGGCGTCTCTATTGACGCATTCCTTCCTATGAACTGCAGCAGTCAAggcgacatctagtcaatatatatatctatggcgtcgcttaagtttcgttatcgtcacgtcaccggccaatagcataccaggactagagtatggccgtgaACAGAGGAAAAAGATCTGCTGGTGTTCAGCCTGAGCttccgggcgaaattcaaattccccggaagttcaggcagggttcacccagcctaagagACCACAGCAAAGCCACTAGATCAGCGCCTGGTTTGGTCCGGTGTCCAATGCTACCGGGGGGGAAAgggcggggggggaggggggggggtcttaggCGTATCGCGTTTGCTACACCACTATAGTGCCGATAAACCTGCTcgtctttttttcctttaatCTTATTTGCATGTAGCCAAAGCTGTCACCAAaccacaaagacaaaaaaagcagCTGAATACCATTTCCATTATGACACGTAGAGATATAACCACTGCTGCAATATCTATTGGGATCTTCCAGCGCGGTTGTATCTGTGGGTAACGGTAAAACAGGTCAGATTCACCTATTGATGCAtcgcagcgtgtgtgtgtatccgtttgattgtttgtttgtttgtttgtgtctgtgtgctttcaCACTTTACATACTGAATACACAAGAGCTGTAGGTATATTGTCAATGAACTTGTAACGTGGGAAATATCATAATCGTTTATTGCGGCGTCAGTTACGACTTGTGTCACGTCAAATATCCAGTCTTGTTAAGTACGTATGAGTAgttctttaaaaaacaaaataattaacAAATTTCAATTTTGAAAAGGCAATGTTTTCCATTTTCTCTgtgcagatgtactgtatagcaGCCTTTTGTGCTTTTGAAGAACAAATAAAGAGTAAGtctaacaaacaaaaacaaatcttgTGTTTACCGGTTTCGTTTGAGACGTGTCTACTGTGTTTACTTAAGCTGAATTTATGTATTGCTTATTTGAAGAATCCATTTAATTTCAGTCATCAATGAAATTGCAACAAAGTGTCTGACTGAAGCCTCTTAAGCACAACACAACTTGATATTAAGCAGCATGTAAGCAGTCATGCCAACACAAACCACCAGCCTATTAATTAAGCCCTTCACTAAACTTCTATCAGAGTTCCTAATTTCACAGGACTTTCCAAGGACTGCTAATGATATTTCATAGCATACATATAAGTGTGTGCTAGTCCACAGATTGTGCCTAATtacagtaccgtaatttccagactataagccgcggcttcTTTCCCATGCTTTGaaccctgcggcttatacaacaGTTTTTACAGCTACCGGCCACTAGGGGGGGCTTCTCAACCTATGACTATTACAGGTTACGGTCCAACACCTGCGGCTTATAGTCCAGTGCGGCTTGTATatgtacacatttgtttttttccctaaatGTCGTTGGTGcggcttatagtccggaaattacggtaatttACAGTGTATTAGCCatattgtgtataaaccgcaggacacAGCAGCCACACCCACATATTAATCATGTATTAACAGTGCCGAATGAATCGGAAACAGATTGTACTTCAATCATGAAGAAGAATGAAGAAATGAACTGCAACCCTATGTATCGcacccccctgtattaacctcatagcctcagttaatagtcaggaaattgcAGTATTTAACAAattgacctttttttttattcctttcCGACAAGGCTAGTTAGGGTGTTACAAGGTGCACTATGTAGGTTCAGGTATTTTTGGTGACTGTAGTAGAGCATGATTAGACAGGAGTATGATTAccctattacaagtttgtttaccatcaaattggctccgtaaaggttatattaaggtgaaaatatttttttgtgtatttttgcatTGCATAACCAAAAAAAGTGTGTTTCCAAAAAGATTCCATAACTTTCTCCAGGACTTTTGTTTTAGGATTTCCATGACCATGGGAACCCTGTTCCATTGACACACGTTTTGACAACAGAATGTCTTTTGGCATTAAAGACCTTTATTGAGGCATTTCCAATGCCATGCTCATAGACTGCTATGCTCACTAGACAACTGAAGGCTGGGGACCCCTTCTCTTCCATGGACAGTTTGATGGCCTTATGCCTACTGTATACTGAAGAGGTATACTGTATCAAAAATAAGCTTCTAGTTTGGCAGCAGGCGTTAGACTGAGGAGATGACCTTGGCATTAGAATGAGGAGACCCCCATGCCCTTGCGGATCTGCTCGAAGGTCAGCCAGAAGGTCAGGGACCAGGGAGCCTGCAACAGCGCAAAAAAAGGACCACATATCACATACCACAccttctcctctcatagcactacttacaactagtcttgcttatcctacggacaattgcactcattgatgcacttattgtggttgttgtttattgttgttgtaaaaGTTGTTGTTAGAATTTCTCTTTAAAgacttaaaaatgt
The Sardina pilchardus chromosome 13, fSarPil1.1, whole genome shotgun sequence genome window above contains:
- the fxyd6 gene encoding FXYD domain-containing ion transport regulator 6 gives rise to the protein METVLLFLFSFLVSVAGAEALSDPSVQDGKEKKMDPFDYDYESLRIGGLAFAVVLFLLGVLLILSRRCNCSINQKTRAPGDEEAQAENLITSKAKEAPKAEN